In Vicia villosa cultivar HV-30 ecotype Madison, WI linkage group LG7, Vvil1.0, whole genome shotgun sequence, the DNA window catacattgctgaagaagaagatgaagaaaaatgatataaatgataaatgataagaCATTGATATAGCGCTCTCCCATAATCACTTATTCCATTCTTTGGAAAAAGTGGAAATTCTAAGTTAGGAAAAATTTTAATGCACTACCTTATAATAGACTATTTGTCTTTAAAGTTATCAGAAAGTTTTTGTTGAAAAAGcatagagaaagagaaaaagggtaaatttgtaattttaatttatgataatttttttGTTGCAGGAGGGACAGTTTCATAACACATAGAGCATTCTGTGATGCATTAGCAGAAGAAAGTGCAAGAGTTATAACAAATAATACAATTCCGATTATACCCTCATCACAATCACCATCATCTTctcatcatcctcatcatcatcatcacatgaTAAATCTACAAAATCAATTcaataatcataatcataatcataatcaacATCAAGAACAAGAGGTTCGTAATAATTTTCCATTATTGaaaaaagaacaacaacaacaacaacaacatcaaagttTTGATCTTTCGGAAATTCCACCTTGGCTTGGCCCACCAAATGTTGGTGAAATCTCATCATCAATATTCTCTCAAACACAACAACATCaagaaaaccctaaccctaatcttGTTCATGTTCATGGGCCCACATTGCCTCCTTACCAAACAGTACCTTCCCCACACATGTCAGCTACTGCATTATTGCAGAAAGCAGCTCAGATGGGTGCAACTATGAATAGAACAGGTTCTGCTTCTTCACCAGCTATGAATGCTATCAATGTTAGGTCCCACCAAGTTGATTCTCTCAACAATGTTTCTTCTGctcattttggtttgaatttgttATCATCATCACGTGAACATGAACATGAACATCAACatgaacatcaacaacaacaacaacaaaacacaaCAACAGCTACAACAGCAGCAACagcaacaacatcctcatatctTAGTAATATTCATGATGTTATGTTTTCTTCTTCATCTCCTTCTGGATTTGAATCAACACAGTTTGATGAAATGTTTGGTGGCATTATGAATCCAAAGAAAGATCATCATGAGAGACAGCCTAAAACAACGGCCGGCGATGACGGTGGTGGTGGCGGAGGAGGTGGTGGAAATGATGGACTGACTAGAGATTTCTTGGGGCTCAGGCCACTTTCTCATAGTGACATACTAAGCATGGCAGGGATTGGAAACTGCATGAATGATGAACAacaaaatcaatctcaaaagccatTATGGCAAGGTTAGAATAGATCcataaaatacaagatattatggattattttttgttatatttttatttatctttttatataatttttattcttttttattttcttatgttaATTTTGTTTATGATTATTGATTAATATTTATCTTCCCAAAGGGGAGGACCTTTCTTTCTCCAATGATCCCTATTATATTTTCAATCCTTGTGTACTTATATTTAAGTAACTTTTAGTAATGAATAACAAAGATAGATAATAATTTTGGATGTGAGTgtgtgatattttttttattagagaTGTGTGTAAAACTGTTATTTTCCagctttttcttcttattttgctgTTTTGTTCCCACCCAGTTTGATACAGATTGTCCGTTGTATATTAAGGGTGAGTACCCATTGTTTCTCTTTAATATATTTGGTTGAATGCTTATCAAGAATCGGTTGTTTTCTAAATCGTTTCTTATAAAATTGTGTATAAACGCTGAGTTGATTGGCCACCCTCTCTTTATTTTATTGACAATTAGTGGGCATCCCTTAAGTCCCAATAGTTTAgtttagttgaaaatgattttatttttctaaaaaacttgTATAAACTCAAATATATATGTGGGTGAGAGAGATTTGACATAGGTTTGTGGAGGAATTCTTGCATGAAATCATACATTCACAttcttagaagaaaaaaaaaaaataaggagtgagtaaaatttcaatttatttaaattttaattttttatttggatTCATGTTTTCCATTTTATGCTAGGCATTTTACCTTGGCGGTCGGGTAGGGATGACAACCATACACAAACCCGCGGAGTCCACCCAAACCCGTGGGGTCCACCCAAATTCGAACTCGAGTCAACATGTGAAAATTCGAGTTGACTgagtttgggtttgggttcgggtgcgagTTAGGATAGTGTGAAatctgcatatatatatatatatatatatatatatatatatatatatatatatatatatatatatatatatatatatatatatatatatatatatatatatatatatataatattgtgaaAAGTTGTAggataaatgtattttgtgtattcgggtgcgggtttgggtagtgcgaAACCCGCACCGACCCATTGTCATCTCTACGATCGGGGATAAGTTAGGTTAGACAGGTGATTTAGGGGTTAATTAGGATTTGGAAGAGATAAGCTTCTTCTGAAGTGGTGGTGTTCTCCTTGTTGTTTGATAGAATAGACTGTCGACTAGACAAAATTTAATTAGGCATCATATTTTATACACCGATATTAGTTAGGGGTGTGCACTGCGTTTAGGGCGGGTGGAGTCTGCAACTTACTTGTTTGTCCACTGTGGAGTTTCCTCCTCAAAATCTTACTAGGTGTTTAGGTGTGTGGGTATGCATATACTTTTTCCACGCTCGATCTTGAGGTTTTCAAAGTTTTTCATGATTTTGGTAAGGGAGAAGAGGCGTTTTGAAATTGTTATATTGGTATCGATCTACTTCTATAGATGTTTTGTCGTGTtgtaattttatcatatttgagTTCTTCAAATAAGTCTCTCACTCACTCTTAAGTTGAAAATTAGTTTTCTTGCATAAAATGGACATTGACTAAAGTCAACACAATTGAATCGAATTAAAGATTTGGTTTATTCAAATCAAATAGTGTTATTTAGCATGATTTGAATCGTGAGTAGTTATGATTCAAATAATGAACTTTCATGATTTTCCAATACTGAATTCGGCAAAAACATTATTTGAATCATGATTCCATCTGATTCGAATCATCAGCACTTCTTTTGGAAAAAAAGCTCAATGCCATAAACGTGACTCGAATCAAGGTTTCGTGTGATTCAAATCGCATGACTCAAATCATGTTTTGAATCACATATcgaatatttttcaatttttattagtTGATTAGATTCTTCTCATATCTTGAATAGAATAATTTTTCATGCATCTGACTCCAATCAAACAGTCATTAATACACTGTTTTTGTGCCTCGTCTATAACCCATATATAAGACTTTTttctcttaaattttcaaaataacttTTGATAATTTTGGTTGTTCATCATTCACACATTCATTTCCCTCTAAAAGAAATATTGAAGAAAAACTTTTTTTAGACTTAATCTTTTGAGTGAGAAACTTTGGTTTGTGTCAGATTTTCTGAAATTTCATCTTCTACCTCTAATTCATGTGAAGGAAGATATATCTAATCTTAGTttacttaaatattttttctagATAAAATTTTTTGTGCTAACAATTTTTTGTGCAACAATTTACATTGTTTATCATCTTTATTGGTATGATTGTTAATATCCTTAATCTTATTAATTGTCATATTTTCTTAATATCTTGGACCCGCGTGGCGAAGATGCTTCGACTAAGTGCTCCAAGCTCTGCCCGGCCATAGCTCTTTCGGGAAAAGTGACTTCCGACATTGCCGAGGGTTCAAGGTGATGCAACATTGAGAAATAAACCCAGAATTCGTACTTTGAAAGAGCCTGTATTCTATTAAAGAGAGCCTGTATTCTATTAAAGAGAGCCTGTATTCTATTATGGCACCTTTACCTTCTTAAGGTCCTCACATCATCGGACCACTGCTCTGGCATCCCCATTTGAGTGTTCAGGTTCGTCCACTGGGATGGCCTTGTCATCATCATGTTTAACTGGAGAGATGGACCGTGGAGCATCTTCTCGACCTGGAGGAAGATCCCGGATTGTGACATAAGATGGAGATGCGACAGACGCTCACATATCGCTTCCTATATTAGACTTCCATTTCAAGAAAGAATGAGCCTTCTTTCTCGATTCCTGCTTTAATTTGCTTGGATCGTCTTTCTCCGCTTGCATGGGCACATACAGATCGTCGCTACCTTCAAATTGCTTACTCTATCGCGGGTGAGGTACTATCTATCAAAAAAAGCAAATTGCTACTTCCCCTCAGCTTGCCTTCTTTGTTGTCAAGTTGCAGCATAGCCCCCTTTTTCTCTGTATAGGCAACTCCAATTCTATTGATTTTCCTTATTTATGGTTGAGTGTGCCTTCTAATAAAACCCACGGTCTACATAGACAAGCTCTGAACCTGGGCAAGGACTCGACATCAAACCACATGTAATTCTCGGACCAAAAATATGTATACTAACTCATCAAAGAGGTTTCTCCCAGCCCATTCTAAGAGTCCTACTGAACTCTCACCCTCCTCCCCAGGGTTCGAACTACCCGGAGCATTCCCCGGCCTTTCTTCAAGGCCGGTGTCCCGTGTTCGAAGAAATCGCTAAATACGCTTAACACACATTCTTTGGACTCACCCCCTCCCTTATAGTTGGCCCTCTGAACACCATTAAACTTACGAAGAAAGAGACTAGGAACTGTCTTTTGaggaaaaaaagtttttaatttgtctgATATGTTGCTCATAGATGATCATTTGTTTTTACTATATGTGATCATTTTATAGTTTTATATATGCATATCATATTACATCGTAATCATTCATTGTCATAAAAATAATCTTTTCCTTCtacattaatttttcaaaatgatttttctCTCCCTTATAATTTTTCTtgggattaaaaaaattaattttgtgtaCATTGTTTacattatttttgtttgtttgtaagATTCTGATCATGTAACTTAAATCATGATTGAGTTCCAGTTTGGATATTATCAATTTTTGTCACTTGATTCGATTCTTCTTATTTGTTGTCTTAAATCATTTTTATGCATTTAACTAGAATCAAATAGTCATTTAAACATTTTTTGGCCTCTTATCTAGCATATATGTAAACTTTTTTTCtgcttaaattttttaaataaactttGATAAATTTTGTTGTTCATCATTCACACGTAAGAGAAACcttaaagaaaaatctttttaagAGTCAATCTTTTGATTGAGACACTTTGTTTTGTGTCAAATTTTCTGAAATTTCATCTTCTACCTCAAACACTAAACACCACTGACGAGTATGAGTGTTGCTCAATTACAAGAGAAAGTCTGAGAGTTCTTGTTGTGTATGGGATTCAAGTGAGGTGCTAATGGTTTAGTGAATGCTTTCAAAATAGAAATTAGTTTTTTTAGTGATTTCCATTGAAGACAAAGAAGAAGTCTTCTCTAATGAAGATTTGGAGTTTCTAGCATATTACATCGGTTCAAAGACTCGGACAAGGTAATCTTGGTAGAATCGAGTGAAGATTACTACTAAAAAGGAGCTTTAATTGCTTGTGATTTGTGAAGGAGAATCAACTTAAGATCGTCGATCTTGAAGATATTAGAAGCGTTATGAATTGTATCAAGTTGAAGAAGAATAAAAATTTAGAATTGTATAATTTAGTGATTAAGTATAAGCATTTCATATTATTAATAACATTAAAACAAAAGGATAAAAATTCCTAAGaaattattatttcatttaaaagtACAATTTTTAATTATGTAATATGAAACAAAcgaataatcgattaatttaagtcgaaaaatcaatattttatttcatattgatgtttgtttctttttttaatttacattaatttatctattattattattattattattattattattattattattattattattattattattattattattattatgtctaTTGCAAACAAAAATCTGAGTATAAAATAGAACTTTAAGTATTTTCAGtgaagagtttaaaggtagtgcactgacagtgtaaactaattttacacatacaaccaatcaaaatccttacacttgccatg includes these proteins:
- the LOC131616259 gene encoding protein indeterminate-domain 11-like yields the protein MVKGLMMFQQQQLVEENMSNLTSASGEASASSGNKTEFGTSSSYQQQHQQQQQQQHHQQQQHLVPQTQTQSQPMKKKRNLPGNPDPEAEVIAMSPKSLLAKNRFICEICNKGFQRDQNLQLHRRGHNLPWKLKQRTSKEIRKKVYVCPETSCVHHDPSRALGDLTGIKKHFCRKHGEKKWKCEKCSKKYAVQSDWKAHSKTCGTREYRCDCGTLFSRRDSFITHRAFCDALAEESARVITNNTIPIIPSSQSPSSSHHPHHHHHMINLQNQFNNHNHNHNQHQEQEVRNNFPLLKKEQQQQQQHQSFDLSEIPPWLGPPNVGEISSSIFSQTQQHQENPNPNLVHVHGPTLPPYQTVPSPHMSATALLQKAAQMGATMNRTGSASSPAMNAINVRSHQVDSLNNVSSAHFGLNLLSSSREHEHEHQHEHQQQQQQNTTTATTAATATTSSYLSNIHDVMFSSSSPSGFESTQFDEMFGGIMNPKKDHHERQPKTTAGDDGGGGGGGGGNDGLTRDFLGLRPLSHSDILSMAGIGNCMNDEQQNQSQKPLWQG